A region of uncultured Campylobacter sp. DNA encodes the following proteins:
- a CDS encoding DMT family transporter — MRSQSEFFGVFITLLGGVLWGFSSVCGQYLFTQKGVSAGWLVPYRLGLAGLAMVAYYIARSPRLAFAPLKDRVLLPQLLIYAFFGLMMTQYSYFCGVELSNAAVATVIQYSAPALILAVVCFLERRVPKKVELIALIFAVLGVVLLATHGDLGSLVISAEALVWCLISALGVVIYSLIPTKLNQKYPIALNLGWGMVIGGGALALYTRVWQLSSVSDADGFAALAAVVILGTICAFSFYMMGLKIIGASRASMIACIEPVSAAAFAYFWLGTEFVFLDFAGFTLIISCIFLLAKDRKKA; from the coding sequence ATGAGATCTCAGAGCGAATTTTTCGGCGTTTTCATCACGCTTCTTGGCGGCGTATTATGGGGATTTAGCAGTGTTTGCGGGCAGTATCTGTTCACGCAAAAGGGCGTTAGCGCGGGCTGGCTCGTACCCTACCGCCTAGGCCTCGCCGGGCTTGCGATGGTAGCGTATTACATCGCTCGCTCGCCGCGCCTAGCCTTTGCGCCGCTAAAAGATCGCGTGCTTTTGCCGCAGCTGCTCATCTATGCGTTTTTTGGGCTTATGATGACGCAGTATTCGTACTTTTGCGGTGTCGAGCTCTCAAACGCCGCCGTCGCGACCGTGATCCAGTACTCCGCGCCCGCGCTCATCCTTGCCGTTGTTTGCTTTTTAGAACGACGCGTGCCTAAAAAGGTCGAGCTCATCGCGCTCATTTTCGCGGTGCTGGGCGTCGTGCTGCTCGCCACTCACGGCGATCTGGGTTCGCTCGTTATCAGCGCGGAGGCGCTGGTTTGGTGCCTCATTAGCGCGCTTGGCGTCGTGATCTACAGCCTCATCCCAACGAAGCTAAATCAAAAATACCCCATTGCGCTAAATTTAGGCTGGGGCATGGTCATCGGCGGCGGCGCGCTCGCGCTTTACACGCGGGTTTGGCAGCTAAGCAGCGTGAGTGACGCGGACGGCTTTGCGGCGCTTGCCGCGGTCGTGATCCTTGGCACGATATGCGCGTTTAGCTTTTATATGATGGGGCTAAAGATAATAGGCGCAAGCAGGGCGAGCATGATAGCGTGTATCGAGCCGGTGAGCGCCGCGGCGTTTGCCTATTTTTGGCTGGGGACGGAGTTCGTGTTTCTTGATTTTGCCGGCTTTACGCTCATCATCTCGTGCATATTTTTGCTGGCTAAAGATAGGAAAAAGGCGTAA
- a CDS encoding GntP family permease has protein sequence MSGVALIICFAIAVVVMIFLISKAGVHPFLALMLISLALAIVAGIPLAKIPAIIGDGFSGTFKSIGIVIIFGALIGTVLEKTGAALKLADMVVNVVGQKRPELAMLIMGWIVGIPVFCDSGFVVLNPIREAISKKIGENPVALAVALSGGLYASHVFIPPTPGPIAAAGAVGLGGNLLLVIAMGAVVSLPVLIATYFFSKKVAKNVHISEAEANEVIAKSYDDLLKQYGKLPGGFLSLAPILVPILFMALGSVAKILKVGGFAGEISQFLGNPIIALALGVVFAVFLLVQTGKLGEFSEITNESLKIVGPILFITAAGGVLGKVITDAGFVTYIKDNATAIKAAGIFFPFLISAVLKTAQGSSTVAIITTASIMGAFNVDGSLMQVLGFTSEMSGALVVMAIAAGAMTVSHANDSYFWVVTNFSKMNPQQGYRTQTMLTLIMGITGMISVWVLSLFLI, from the coding sequence ATGAGCGGTGTTGCGTTAATCATCTGCTTCGCCATAGCGGTCGTCGTGATGATTTTTTTGATCTCCAAAGCAGGCGTTCACCCGTTTTTGGCGCTAATGCTTATCTCCCTGGCGCTCGCGATCGTCGCGGGCATACCGCTAGCCAAGATCCCCGCGATTATCGGCGACGGATTCAGCGGCACGTTTAAGAGTATCGGTATCGTCATAATCTTCGGCGCGCTCATCGGCACCGTGCTCGAAAAGACAGGCGCGGCGCTCAAACTCGCCGATATGGTCGTAAACGTAGTCGGGCAGAAGCGCCCCGAGCTTGCGATGCTCATAATGGGCTGGATCGTGGGTATCCCCGTATTTTGCGACAGCGGCTTCGTCGTATTAAACCCGATCCGAGAAGCGATCAGCAAAAAAATCGGCGAAAATCCGGTCGCTCTTGCAGTAGCGCTCTCCGGCGGACTCTACGCCTCGCACGTATTCATCCCGCCGACTCCCGGACCGATCGCCGCAGCAGGTGCCGTGGGTCTAGGGGGCAATCTACTGCTCGTAATCGCAATGGGCGCGGTAGTGTCCTTGCCGGTGCTGATCGCCACATACTTTTTCTCTAAAAAGGTCGCCAAAAACGTCCATATAAGCGAAGCCGAAGCCAATGAAGTCATCGCCAAAAGCTACGACGATCTGCTTAAGCAATACGGCAAATTGCCGGGCGGATTTTTAAGCCTAGCCCCTATTTTGGTGCCGATCCTATTTATGGCGCTGGGCTCCGTCGCCAAGATACTAAAAGTAGGCGGGTTTGCGGGCGAAATTTCGCAATTTTTAGGAAATCCTATCATCGCGCTAGCCTTGGGCGTAGTTTTTGCGGTATTTTTGCTCGTGCAAACCGGCAAACTGGGCGAATTTAGCGAGATCACTAACGAATCCTTAAAAATCGTAGGACCGATCCTCTTTATAACCGCAGCGGGCGGAGTGCTAGGCAAGGTCATCACCGACGCCGGCTTCGTAACCTACATCAAGGACAATGCGACTGCCATTAAAGCTGCGGGGATTTTCTTCCCATTCTTAATCTCGGCCGTCTTAAAAACCGCGCAAGGAAGCTCCACCGTTGCGATCATCACCACCGCTTCGATTATGGGCGCATTTAACGTGGACGGCTCGCTGATGCAGGTACTAGGCTTCACCTCCGAAATGTCCGGCGCGCTTGTGGTAATGGCGATCGCAGCGGGCGCGATGACGGTTTCGCACGCTAATGACAGCTACTTTTGGGTCGTTACAAATTTCAGCAAGATGAATCCGCAGCAAGGCTACCGCACTCAAACAATGCTGACGCTAATTATGGGCATTACGGGCATGATCAGCGTGTGGGTTTTGTCGCTGTTTTTGATATAG
- a CDS encoding glycerate kinase encodes MKVLVAIDSFKGSLSSLEAGNAVKSGIEKLGCEVLVKPIADGGEGSVEALADALKAKFMDVIVANPLGEKTPARYALKGELGILEMASASGLPLIEKSRRNPLKTSTYGFGEMIAHAIAHGARKFIIGIGGSATNDAGMGMLRALGFKFKDANGVELAGAGEDMIKLATIDCTSVLPHIKKCEFLIACDVDNPLFGENGAAYIYAPQKGADAAMVKQLDAGLINFASVVSKHLGRELWNSPGAGAAGGLGFGFVSFLNATLKPGIDIITEEIGLDRDMKDADLVITGEGRLDFQSSMGKTPCGVAKIAAHYGVPVIALAGGISPCAGGCNERGIGAFFCILNEPMSLERAMEKEIATQNLARVAEQAVRLFMLGRSAK; translated from the coding sequence ATGAAAGTTTTAGTCGCGATCGACTCGTTTAAGGGCTCGCTTAGTTCGCTTGAGGCGGGCAATGCCGTAAAATCAGGCATCGAAAAGCTAGGCTGCGAGGTGCTCGTCAAGCCTATCGCAGATGGCGGCGAAGGAAGCGTTGAAGCCCTTGCCGACGCGCTAAAAGCTAAGTTCATGGACGTCATCGTAGCAAATCCGTTAGGCGAAAAAACGCCCGCGCGCTATGCCTTAAAAGGCGAGCTAGGCATCTTAGAAATGGCGTCCGCATCGGGTCTGCCGCTCATCGAAAAATCGCGCCGCAACCCGCTAAAAACGAGCACTTACGGCTTTGGCGAGATGATAGCGCATGCGATCGCGCACGGCGCGCGAAAGTTTATCATAGGCATAGGCGGAAGTGCTACAAATGATGCGGGTATGGGGATGCTGCGCGCGCTCGGCTTTAAATTTAAAGATGCAAATGGCGTAGAGCTTGCAGGAGCGGGCGAGGATATGATTAAACTCGCCACGATAGATTGCACTTCGGTGCTGCCGCATATTAAAAAGTGTGAGTTTCTTATCGCCTGCGACGTGGATAATCCGCTTTTTGGCGAAAACGGCGCGGCATATATTTACGCTCCGCAAAAGGGCGCGGATGCGGCAATGGTAAAGCAACTCGATGCAGGGCTTATCAATTTCGCAAGCGTCGTAAGTAAGCACCTCGGACGCGAGCTTTGGAATAGCCCCGGAGCAGGAGCTGCCGGCGGGCTAGGCTTTGGCTTCGTGAGCTTTCTAAACGCAACGCTTAAGCCGGGCATCGACATCATCACCGAAGAGATCGGACTGGATCGCGATATGAAAGACGCCGATCTCGTCATCACAGGCGAAGGAAGGCTCGATTTTCAAAGCTCGATGGGTAAAACCCCCTGCGGCGTTGCGAAAATCGCCGCGCACTACGGCGTGCCCGTAATCGCGCTGGCAGGCGGCATCTCGCCCTGTGCCGGTGGCTGTAACGAGCGAGGTATAGGAGCATTTTTTTGTATCCTAAACGAACCGATGAGCCTTGAGCGCGCGATGGAAAAAGAGATCGCAACACAAAATTTAGCCCGCGTCGCCGAACAAGCGGTGAGATTGTTTATGCTCGGACGCAGCGCGAAATAG
- a CDS encoding 3'-5' exonuclease: MTHRIENLINLLAQKSINYYDFISKASDIAEITELFEPKDLSMWRALGIDIIKLDNGKITLKTRETDILDEIFCFVDIETNGGLSNGQIIEIGAIKTRGTQELDRFESFVYAPVVPENITELTGICADDLVGAPPLASVLERFRLFLGDSVFVAHNVKFDYGFIDASLQKCGFGMLLNRRLCTVELARRTIEAQRYGLGSLKELLGVQNVHHRAFSDAVSCFEIFKFALSHLPWSVQSTEDLILFSKTAKSLALPKPQISERGEGEIL, encoded by the coding sequence TTGACGCATAGAATCGAAAATTTAATAAATTTACTGGCTCAAAAGAGCATAAATTATTACGATTTTATCTCAAAAGCAAGCGACATTGCCGAAATTACCGAGCTTTTCGAGCCCAAAGACCTCTCGATGTGGCGGGCGCTGGGCATAGATATCATTAAACTCGACAACGGCAAAATCACGCTCAAGACCCGTGAGACGGATATTTTGGATGAAATTTTTTGCTTCGTGGATATCGAGACGAACGGCGGGCTCTCAAACGGCCAGATCATCGAAATCGGCGCGATAAAAACGCGCGGCACGCAGGAGCTGGATCGCTTCGAGAGCTTCGTTTACGCGCCCGTCGTGCCCGAAAATATCACGGAGCTTACGGGGATCTGCGCGGACGATCTGGTGGGCGCTCCGCCGCTAGCTAGCGTGCTGGAGCGATTTAGACTGTTTTTAGGCGATAGCGTTTTTGTGGCACACAACGTCAAATTTGACTACGGCTTCATCGACGCTAGCCTGCAAAAATGCGGCTTTGGGATGCTTTTAAATCGCAGGCTCTGCACCGTCGAGCTCGCGCGCCGCACGATCGAGGCGCAAAGATACGGGCTCGGCTCGCTAAAAGAGCTTTTAGGCGTGCAAAACGTCCACCACCGCGCATTTAGCGACGCCGTTTCCTGCTTTGAAATTTTCAAATTCGCGCTCTCGCACCTGCCGTGGAGCGTGCAAAGCACCGAGGATCTGATACTTTTTAGCAAAACCGCAAAGAGCCTGGCGCTGCCTAAGCCGCAGATTTCGGAGCGCGGCGAGGGCGAAATTTTATAA
- the rpe gene encoding ribulose-phosphate 3-epimerase, which yields MYVAPSILSADFGRLAEEIRAVCEAGADLIHVDVMDGHFVPNLTIGPLVASAAAKASSKPLDIHLMVKNVPFFVDLFLPLKPKFLSFHIEEEQHPLRLIDHIRRCGVSPAVVLNPHTPLSALEFILGEVDMVLLMSVNPGFGGQKFIPSALEKIKQLRELIDRKGAKCLIEVDGGVNGLNIADIDEAGADVVVAGNYIFSSNDYAEAIRALKI from the coding sequence ATGTATGTAGCACCCAGCATTTTATCAGCGGATTTCGGCAGGCTTGCGGAGGAAATTCGCGCAGTCTGCGAAGCGGGCGCCGATCTCATTCACGTAGATGTGATGGACGGGCATTTCGTACCCAATCTCACGATCGGACCGCTCGTAGCAAGCGCCGCGGCAAAGGCGAGCAGCAAGCCTTTAGACATCCATCTGATGGTTAAAAATGTGCCGTTTTTCGTCGATCTTTTTTTGCCGCTAAAGCCGAAATTTCTTAGCTTCCACATCGAGGAGGAGCAGCACCCTCTGCGCCTCATAGATCATATACGCCGCTGCGGCGTCTCGCCCGCGGTCGTGCTAAATCCGCACACTCCGCTTAGCGCGCTAGAGTTTATTTTGGGCGAGGTCGATATGGTGCTTTTGATGAGCGTCAATCCTGGCTTTGGAGGGCAGAAATTTATCCCCTCGGCGCTTGAGAAAATTAAGCAGCTGCGCGAGCTGATCGATCGCAAAGGCGCAAAATGCCTCATCGAGGTCGATGGCGGCGTAAATGGGCTGAATATCGCAGATATTGACGAAGCTGGCGCCGACGTCGTGGTAGCGGGCAACTACATATTTTCTTCAAACGACTACGCAGAGGCGATCCGTGCGCTTAAAATTTAG
- the rpmB gene encoding 50S ribosomal protein L28, with translation MARRCAITGKGAMVGNNVSHANNRTKKKFQVNLRTIRVQLEDGSTRRIKVAASTLRTMKKQSK, from the coding sequence ATGGCAAGAAGATGCGCAATCACCGGCAAAGGTGCGATGGTAGGCAATAACGTCAGCCACGCAAATAACAGAACCAAAAAGAAATTCCAGGTCAATCTACGCACCATCCGCGTTCAGCTAGAAGACGGCTCAACCAGACGAATTAAAGTCGCCGCCTCAACTCTACGAACTATGAAAAAACAATCAAAATAA
- a CDS encoding potassium channel protein: protein MSVLDKIKRFLDWSGSTKPDINLYTEIYDQLRPFRLPLITIVLMMLIGTLGYVFIAGFSLVDAFYQAGMTFTTVGFTEVAPISPAGRIFTVLFILMGFGTFSFCLGVVVEVIKNGKLQNLLREQRMINNIARLKNHYIICYNNIYCAELAKQFRENHLPFVVIDPDPALAKIAEENRYPYFIVGEPHVETTMLKAHLSSAKSVITLSPNLADNIAIISLVRLYEKELGRITPYFIMANSDDDSDTQRLKKLGANSIVSPSKLAAQRLSAISVRPDMENILERFLYKKDSLIDIEEITVPDFSWIRFKRLKETRLRDFTNADVVGIKEPNSRFIPMPDGDYLIGTGVKFLVIGTAEGIRNTKKLIRSKYKPQEMRYV, encoded by the coding sequence ATGTCTGTTTTGGACAAGATCAAGCGATTCCTCGACTGGTCCGGCTCGACTAAGCCGGACATCAACCTCTACACAGAAATTTACGACCAGCTGCGACCTTTTCGCTTACCACTGATAACCATCGTGCTGATGATGTTAATCGGCACGCTAGGCTACGTCTTTATAGCGGGCTTTTCGCTCGTGGATGCCTTTTATCAGGCGGGTATGACCTTCACGACGGTAGGCTTTACCGAAGTAGCGCCGATATCGCCCGCGGGTAGAATTTTTACCGTCTTATTCATACTCATGGGCTTTGGAACCTTTTCGTTTTGCCTGGGCGTCGTCGTCGAGGTCATAAAAAACGGCAAACTTCAAAATTTACTTAGGGAGCAACGAATGATCAACAACATCGCAAGGCTCAAAAACCACTACATTATCTGTTACAACAACATCTACTGCGCCGAGCTTGCCAAGCAGTTTCGCGAAAATCATCTGCCTTTTGTCGTGATCGACCCCGATCCCGCTCTAGCCAAAATCGCCGAGGAAAACCGCTATCCATATTTCATTGTAGGCGAACCGCATGTAGAAACCACGATGCTAAAAGCGCATCTGTCATCTGCGAAATCTGTCATCACGCTAAGTCCAAATTTAGCCGATAATATCGCAATAATCTCGCTAGTGCGCCTATACGAAAAGGAGCTTGGTCGCATCACCCCCTACTTCATCATGGCAAATAGCGATGATGACAGCGACACGCAGAGGCTAAAAAAACTCGGCGCAAATTCCATCGTCTCGCCATCCAAACTCGCCGCACAAAGGCTCTCTGCGATCAGCGTGCGCCCCGATATGGAAAACATTTTGGAGCGGTTTTTGTATAAAAAAGACTCGCTTATCGATATCGAGGAGATCACGGTGCCCGATTTTTCATGGATCCGCTTCAAACGCTTAAAAGAAACTCGCCTGCGCGATTTTACAAACGCCGACGTCGTGGGAATCAAAGAGCCCAACAGCCGCTTTATCCCGATGCCCGATGGCGACTACCTCATCGGTACTGGGGTAAAATTTTTAGTCATCGGCACGGCAGAGGGTATCCGCAACACTAAAAAACTCATCCGCAGCAAATACAAGCCACAGGAGATGAGATATGTTTAA
- the argJ gene encoding bifunctional glutamate N-acetyltransferase/amino-acid acetyltransferase ArgJ — protein MFKIAKLEGGLQNVEGFYFDGVNSGFKKEGNDLGFIRADEPFAISAIFTSNKFQAAPIRHFKRAQERAGGELKTNFILVNSKNANSMTGEQGIADIDEIFSELGKKIALINPVMSSTGVIGYRLKKEKIIAAAQNFNLSARNSDALATAIMTTDTIKKELAYEISLENGDKFHIAAVCKGAGMINPALATMLCFVLTDAKIPCADMDELLKKAAEQSFNTVSVDGDTSTNDTIMLCSSAKCAYEKDAFASALNALTHELALMLVKDGEGATKLVRFKVSGAANAEDARRAAKALSNSPLVKTAIFGEDPNWGRIASTIGACGIECDEEKLRIKYDDVLLYDAQNRELDAVREAAAHAVIQQKSFTIWCDLGLGDGEFSAYGCDLSYDYVKINADYRS, from the coding sequence ATGTTTAAAATCGCTAAGCTCGAGGGCGGCTTGCAGAATGTCGAGGGCTTTTATTTTGACGGCGTAAATTCGGGCTTTAAAAAAGAGGGGAACGATCTGGGATTTATCCGCGCAGATGAGCCCTTTGCCATAAGCGCGATCTTTACGAGCAATAAATTTCAAGCTGCGCCGATTAGGCATTTCAAAAGGGCGCAGGAGCGCGCGGGCGGGGAGCTTAAAACAAATTTTATCCTCGTAAATTCTAAAAATGCAAATTCGATGACCGGGGAGCAAGGCATCGCCGATATTGATGAAATTTTTAGCGAGCTTGGCAAAAAAATCGCTCTGATAAACCCCGTTATGAGCTCCACCGGCGTCATCGGATACCGCCTCAAAAAGGAAAAAATTATCGCCGCCGCGCAAAATTTTAACCTCTCGGCGCGAAACTCAGACGCCCTAGCCACCGCCATTATGACGACAGATACGATAAAAAAGGAGCTTGCGTATGAAATCTCTTTGGAAAACGGCGATAAATTTCACATCGCAGCCGTTTGCAAGGGCGCAGGTATGATCAATCCCGCGCTTGCAACCATGCTCTGCTTCGTCCTAACCGACGCAAAAATCCCGTGCGCTGATATGGACGAGCTGCTAAAAAAGGCAGCGGAGCAGAGTTTCAACACCGTAAGCGTAGACGGCGACACCTCCACCAACGATACGATTATGCTCTGCAGCAGCGCTAAATGCGCCTACGAAAAGGATGCCTTCGCGTCCGCACTAAACGCCCTTACGCATGAGCTTGCGCTGATGCTGGTAAAAGACGGCGAGGGCGCAACCAAGCTGGTGCGATTTAAAGTAAGCGGTGCCGCAAATGCCGAAGACGCTCGCAGGGCGGCGAAGGCGCTAAGCAATTCGCCGCTTGTTAAAACGGCGATCTTTGGCGAAGATCCGAATTGGGGTCGCATAGCCTCCACCATAGGCGCTTGCGGTATCGAATGCGATGAAGAAAAGCTGCGTATAAAATACGACGATGTGCTGCTCTATGACGCGCAAAATCGCGAACTAGACGCCGTGCGCGAGGCTGCGGCTCACGCCGTAATACAGCAAAAAAGTTTTACGATCTGGTGCGATTTAGGGCTCGGAGATGGCGAGTTTAGCGCGTACGGCTGCGATCTTAGCTACGACTACGTAAAAATCAACGCCGATTATAGATCATAA
- a CDS encoding YdcH family protein: protein MFHEYRDLITELKGKNARFDSLFEKHDELDHKIADAQAGRVHMSDLEIDAMKKEKLRIKDELGSLLAQYKAEKADK, encoded by the coding sequence ATGTTTCATGAATACAGAGATTTAATCACTGAGTTAAAAGGCAAAAACGCGCGATTTGATTCGCTATTTGAGAAGCACGACGAACTGGATCACAAGATCGCCGACGCGCAGGCCGGCAGAGTGCATATGAGCGATCTGGAGATCGATGCGATGAAGAAAGAAAAGCTTCGCATAAAAGATGAGCTAGGCAGCTTGCTAGCGCAATATAAAGCCGAAAAGGCAGATAAATAA
- a CDS encoding HTH domain-containing protein: MDPKDFLASHDIAPTALRVQIVQILSEKKCPVSYDELVEQTGANKTTIYRNIALLEEKNLIITSENNHKSFYELTDGAKAYFVCENCHKMEEISMPALPQKNVKSVLVRGLCEKCGG; encoded by the coding sequence ATGGATCCCAAAGATTTTTTAGCGAGTCACGATATCGCTCCTACGGCGCTTAGAGTGCAGATCGTGCAGATCCTAAGCGAGAAAAAATGCCCGGTAAGCTACGATGAACTAGTAGAACAAACGGGTGCTAATAAAACCACGATATATCGCAATATAGCGCTTTTGGAAGAGAAAAATTTGATAATTACCAGCGAAAATAATCATAAAAGCTTTTATGAGCTCACCGACGGCGCAAAAGCGTATTTTGTCTGCGAAAACTGCCATAAAATGGAGGAGATTTCGATGCCAGCTTTGCCACAAAAAAATGTCAAAAGTGTGCTCGTGCGAGGATTGTGCGAGAAGTGTGGCGGCTGA
- a CDS encoding zinc ABC transporter substrate-binding protein: MKKLIFTLLAASCVAFAKPTVTTTILPTKYFVEQIAGDTLQVNTMVGKGADPHTYEPKPSEMKMLENSDLYFAVGIEFDEVWLPKLAASYPKMKIIRTEDGITKMAMAEHHHHDEHDHSAHHDDHDHDAHHEHGDKDHEAHEHHHHHGGLDPHIWLDPQLVKIQAKNIKDALTKQYPKDAKIYEANFDKFAKKLDELDAYAKQKLAGVKGKKFMVYHPSWGYFAHRYDLKQIAVEVEGKEPKPADLAELIEEAKEEKIKVIFVAPQFSKKAAQTIAAQTGAKVMEIDQLPLDWYETMKKTIDVFGENL, encoded by the coding sequence ATGAAAAAGCTTATTTTCACGCTTTTAGCAGCTAGTTGCGTAGCATTCGCCAAACCTACGGTCACCACGACCATACTTCCTACGAAGTATTTTGTTGAACAGATCGCAGGTGATACTTTGCAGGTAAATACGATGGTCGGCAAAGGCGCTGATCCGCACACATACGAGCCTAAGCCTTCAGAGATGAAAATGCTAGAAAATAGCGATCTGTATTTTGCAGTCGGTATAGAATTTGATGAAGTCTGGCTACCAAAGCTTGCCGCATCGTATCCGAAGATGAAGATAATCCGCACCGAAGATGGCATCACTAAAATGGCTATGGCAGAGCATCACCATCACGACGAACATGATCATAGCGCACATCACGATGATCACGATCATGACGCACATCATGAGCATGGTGACAAAGACCACGAGGCGCACGAGCACCATCATCATCACGGCGGTTTAGACCCACATATCTGGCTCGATCCGCAGCTTGTAAAAATTCAAGCTAAAAATATTAAAGACGCATTAACCAAACAGTATCCTAAGGATGCTAAAATTTACGAAGCGAATTTCGATAAATTTGCTAAAAAGCTTGACGAGCTGGACGCTTACGCAAAGCAAAAATTAGCGGGCGTCAAAGGAAAGAAATTTATGGTTTATCATCCGTCTTGGGGCTATTTCGCGCATCGATACGATTTGAAGCAGATCGCAGTCGAAGTGGAGGGCAAAGAGCCTAAGCCTGCGGATTTAGCCGAGCTAATCGAGGAAGCCAAAGAGGAAAAGATCAAGGTGATTTTCGTCGCACCGCAGTTTTCCAAAAAGGCAGCGCAAACCATCGCCGCGCAAACGGGCGCAAAGGTGATGGAGATCGATCAGCTGCCGCTAGATTGGTACGAGACGATGAAAAAGACGATCGACGTTTTCGGAGAAAATTTGTAG